Proteins from a single region of Microbacterium sp. zg-Y818:
- a CDS encoding VOC family protein, which translates to MTISPELTTGITRDIYGMPAFVTLIVPDVRAAASWFTEALDFIELFALPPGDAPTLIHLRRWRYQDLLIRGASDADAVTGGIQLSLAADYDELDDLTAKARAQDAEVEGPTDTAWNTRDLSITTPQGLRLVFTARRPEPLRDEAFTADMRRWNAEQSERATDWGRAEGRPASA; encoded by the coding sequence ATGACCATCTCGCCTGAACTGACGACCGGCATCACCCGAGACATCTACGGCATGCCCGCTTTCGTCACCTTGATCGTCCCCGACGTCCGCGCAGCAGCGTCATGGTTCACCGAGGCGCTGGATTTCATCGAGCTCTTCGCGCTGCCTCCGGGCGACGCGCCCACTCTCATCCACCTACGGCGCTGGCGGTACCAAGACCTGTTGATCCGCGGCGCGAGCGATGCGGATGCCGTCACCGGCGGCATCCAGCTCTCCCTCGCGGCGGATTACGACGAACTCGACGACCTGACAGCGAAGGCGCGGGCACAGGATGCGGAGGTGGAGGGGCCGACGGACACCGCGTGGAACACCCGCGACCTGTCCATCACCACGCCACAGGGACTGCGGCTCGTCTTCACCGCCCGCCGCCCCGAGCCGCTGCGCGACGAGGCGTTCACCGCCGACATGCGGCGCTGGAACGCCGAGCAGAGTGAGCGCGCCACTGACTGGGGGCGTGCGGAGGGCCGTCCCGCTTCTGCTTGA
- a CDS encoding sugar ABC transporter permease, which yields MSAAAIPPATRRVPTGRARRSWRGWAFVGPFMLVFAVVFIAPILYSLYISMFRTQLVGGTHFVGFENYLQAFTDPKFWSGVGRVSLFLVVQVPVMLGLSMVVALAIDSARLYGKDFFRIAVFMPYAVPAVVAALMWGFMYGPRFGLVGYINDFFGWAIPNPLSPEWILLAIGNIVTWSFVGYNMLLFYSSLRTIPTSLYEAAELDGATQFHVIRHIKLPAIRGSIAVATIFSIIGSFQLFNEPSILRELAPNAIPTYFTPNLYAYSLSFSGQQYNYAAAVAIIMGVITMIIAYVVQLRGMGKDAS from the coding sequence ATGAGCGCTGCAGCGATTCCGCCCGCCACTCGCCGCGTCCCCACCGGCAGGGCGCGTCGGTCCTGGCGTGGCTGGGCCTTCGTGGGTCCGTTCATGCTGGTCTTCGCAGTCGTCTTTATCGCGCCGATCCTCTACTCGCTGTACATCAGCATGTTTCGCACGCAGCTGGTCGGTGGCACGCACTTCGTAGGGTTCGAGAACTACCTTCAGGCGTTCACCGACCCCAAGTTCTGGTCCGGTGTGGGCAGAGTGAGTCTCTTCTTGGTCGTCCAGGTGCCCGTCATGCTGGGGCTTTCCATGGTGGTCGCCCTGGCAATCGACTCTGCCCGCCTTTACGGCAAGGATTTCTTCCGCATCGCCGTATTCATGCCATACGCGGTGCCGGCTGTCGTGGCCGCCCTGATGTGGGGCTTCATGTACGGCCCCCGGTTCGGACTCGTGGGCTACATCAACGACTTCTTCGGGTGGGCGATCCCCAACCCATTGAGCCCGGAGTGGATCCTCCTCGCGATCGGGAACATCGTGACGTGGTCCTTCGTGGGCTACAACATGCTCCTGTTCTACTCGTCACTGCGCACGATTCCGACGTCGCTCTACGAGGCTGCCGAGCTAGACGGTGCCACCCAATTCCATGTGATCCGTCACATCAAGCTGCCGGCGATTCGCGGCTCGATCGCGGTCGCGACGATCTTCTCCATCATCGGCAGCTTTCAACTCTTCAACGAGCCGAGCATCCTGCGCGAGCTCGCCCCGAATGCAATCCCCACCTACTTCACCCCGAACCTCTACGCCTACAGCCTCTCGTTCAGCGGGCAGCAGTACAACTACGCCGCGGCCGTTGCAATCATCATGGGCGTCATCACGATGATCATCGCCTACGTCGTTCAACTGCGCGGCATGGGGAAGGACGCCTCATGA
- a CDS encoding carbohydrate ABC transporter permease, which produces MTTSLPATASTIESRKQRSSSPRLRTPRRRASVDKPRRSILLTALTAIILIYALVPLVWLVISATKTQGDLLSTFGFAFGNSFALFDNIANTLAYDDGIFVRWFANTMLYVVVGAGGATLLAVMGGYGLAKFTFPGKKAVFAVVIGAVAVPGTALAVPTFLMFSQAGITNTPWSVIIPSLISPFGLYLMWTFASQAVPAELLEAARMDGASEFRTFWQVALPLLAPGTVTVLLFTTVATWNNYFLPLIMLTDPDWYPLTIGLNAWNAQASTVGGQAVFDLVVTGSLLTIVPLIAAFLLLQRYWQSGLVAGSVKE; this is translated from the coding sequence ATGACGACTTCACTGCCCGCGACGGCTTCCACGATCGAATCACGCAAGCAGCGTTCCAGTAGTCCACGACTGCGTACTCCTCGCCGCCGCGCGAGCGTCGACAAGCCACGCCGCAGCATCCTGCTCACCGCGCTGACGGCCATCATCCTCATCTACGCGCTCGTGCCGCTGGTGTGGTTGGTCATCTCTGCGACCAAGACCCAGGGAGACCTGCTTTCCACGTTCGGATTTGCATTCGGTAACTCGTTCGCGCTCTTCGACAACATCGCCAACACGCTCGCCTATGACGACGGCATCTTCGTCCGATGGTTCGCCAACACCATGCTTTATGTCGTCGTCGGCGCCGGGGGAGCCACCCTGCTTGCCGTGATGGGCGGCTACGGGTTGGCGAAGTTCACTTTCCCTGGCAAGAAGGCGGTGTTCGCCGTGGTGATCGGCGCCGTGGCGGTGCCCGGAACAGCCCTTGCGGTGCCGACGTTCCTGATGTTCTCGCAGGCGGGGATCACTAACACCCCTTGGTCGGTCATCATCCCCTCGCTGATCTCGCCGTTCGGTCTCTACCTCATGTGGACGTTCGCATCGCAGGCGGTCCCCGCGGAACTCCTCGAGGCTGCTCGCATGGATGGGGCCTCCGAGTTCCGCACCTTCTGGCAGGTGGCGCTCCCGCTGCTCGCACCCGGCACCGTCACGGTCCTGCTATTCACGACCGTCGCGACGTGGAACAACTACTTCCTGCCGCTGATCATGTTGACCGATCCGGACTGGTACCCGTTGACGATCGGCCTCAATGCCTGGAACGCCCAGGCGTCCACGGTCGGCGGGCAAGCCGTCTTCGACCTGGTAGTCACCGGGTCGCTGCTGACGATCGTGCCGCTGATCGCAGCGTTCCTCCTGCTGCAGCGCTATTGGCAGTCCGGCCTCGTTGCCGGGTCGGTCAAGGAGTAA
- a CDS encoding extracellular solute-binding protein, whose translation MTRTFNRRTALAGGAALAAMALTLAGCSSSGGGADAGDEASDVAAALEEGGDLLVWGWDATLPPMIEAFEAAYPNVNVELANVGTSTDEYTALQNAIQAGSGIPDVVHMEYSAVPQFALTEDLADLTPYGAADLEADYTPGTWGSVAIGEGIYGLPLDSGPMAMFYNAAVFEEHGIAVPATWEEYVEAARTLHAADPSKYLVGDAGDAGFTQSMIWQAGGRPFQVEGTEITVDLADEGANKFVEMWQPMLDEQLVAPVVTWSEEWYKALGDGTINTLLIGAWMPVNLESGVPEAAGDWRAAPMPQYEAGEEANSENGGSALVVTEASKQKALAYGFTEFSNAGDGVGVRLDAGTFPATMADIESAAFVEKEFPYFGGQKVNEVLAAAATSVSSGWQYLPFQAYAVSIFNDNLSASYTGDQPMEAGLASWQDAIVSYGNSQGFTVNGG comes from the coding sequence ATGACTCGTACTTTCAATCGGCGCACCGCGCTCGCCGGGGGAGCCGCCCTCGCAGCGATGGCGCTGACCCTCGCAGGATGCAGCTCGAGCGGCGGCGGCGCCGACGCGGGCGACGAGGCATCCGACGTCGCTGCCGCCCTCGAAGAGGGCGGAGACCTGCTCGTCTGGGGCTGGGACGCAACCCTCCCCCCGATGATCGAAGCCTTCGAAGCGGCCTACCCCAACGTCAATGTCGAACTCGCCAACGTGGGCACCAGCACGGACGAGTACACCGCCCTGCAGAACGCGATCCAGGCCGGCTCCGGCATCCCCGATGTCGTGCACATGGAGTACTCCGCCGTCCCGCAATTCGCCCTCACCGAGGACCTTGCGGACCTGACGCCGTACGGTGCCGCAGACCTCGAGGCCGACTACACCCCCGGCACCTGGGGATCCGTCGCCATCGGCGAAGGCATCTATGGCCTGCCGTTGGACTCCGGCCCCATGGCCATGTTCTACAACGCGGCCGTGTTCGAAGAGCATGGCATCGCGGTTCCCGCGACGTGGGAGGAATATGTCGAGGCGGCGCGCACGCTTCACGCAGCCGACCCCAGCAAGTACCTCGTGGGCGACGCCGGTGACGCCGGGTTCACGCAGAGCATGATCTGGCAAGCCGGCGGCCGTCCGTTCCAGGTCGAGGGCACCGAGATCACCGTGGACCTGGCCGACGAAGGTGCGAACAAGTTCGTGGAAATGTGGCAGCCCATGCTCGATGAGCAGCTGGTGGCGCCCGTTGTGACGTGGTCGGAGGAGTGGTACAAGGCGCTCGGCGACGGCACGATCAACACGCTCCTCATCGGTGCGTGGATGCCGGTGAACCTCGAAAGCGGCGTGCCGGAGGCCGCCGGCGACTGGCGCGCTGCCCCCATGCCGCAGTACGAAGCCGGCGAAGAGGCGAACTCCGAGAACGGCGGCAGTGCGCTGGTGGTCACCGAGGCCAGCAAGCAGAAGGCGCTCGCCTACGGGTTCACCGAGTTCTCCAACGCCGGTGACGGCGTGGGGGTGCGACTGGACGCGGGCACCTTCCCGGCCACGATGGCCGACATCGAATCCGCGGCGTTCGTCGAGAAGGAATTCCCCTACTTCGGTGGACAGAAGGTCAACGAGGTCCTCGCCGCCGCAGCGACCTCGGTGTCCTCCGGGTGGCAGTACCTTCCGTTCCAGGCGTACGCGGTATCGATCTTCAACGACAACCTCAGCGCGTCGTACACCGGTGACCAGCCGATGGAAGCGGGACTGGCCAGCTGGCAGGATGCCATCGTGAGCTACGGAAACAGCCAGGGTTTCACCGTCAACGGAGGCTGA
- a CDS encoding LacI family DNA-binding transcriptional regulator has product MPQSAKRTGAVRPAAMMDVARLAGVSQKTVSRVVNGEPHVSAAVQQRVLAAIDELNFRPNSAARALVSARTRTIGFVYTGSALFGPSAMSVGIERAARDAGYGVAVVHTADGTPTSVRAAFDDLIGRGVEGIVVSEPADDLRPADLPSAGIPVLSLENDPSDVGEWIMVGADDRAGAREATQHLIDLGHRSIAHIAGPRGWATSQNRLLGWQGALVAAGLAVPDVLRGDWSAASGFTAGEALAATAVTAIVAANDEMAIGAIRAMQLAGRSIPRDVSIVGIDDIPLAAYLTTPLTTVRQDFDAVAREGMSRLIDVIEGRSLTSRRYAVPTQLIVRSSTGTPVG; this is encoded by the coding sequence ATGCCCCAGTCGGCAAAGCGCACCGGGGCAGTCCGCCCCGCAGCGATGATGGACGTTGCGCGTCTGGCCGGTGTCTCGCAGAAGACCGTGTCGCGGGTCGTGAACGGGGAACCGCACGTGTCGGCGGCGGTGCAGCAGCGCGTGCTCGCCGCGATCGACGAACTCAACTTCCGGCCCAACTCCGCCGCACGCGCTCTGGTGTCGGCGCGGACGCGAACGATCGGGTTCGTCTACACCGGCAGCGCCCTGTTCGGCCCCAGTGCGATGTCCGTAGGCATCGAGCGCGCCGCCCGGGATGCGGGGTACGGGGTGGCTGTGGTCCACACCGCCGATGGGACCCCGACGAGCGTGCGGGCAGCCTTCGACGACCTCATCGGACGCGGCGTGGAAGGCATCGTCGTCTCCGAGCCCGCCGATGACCTTCGCCCCGCTGACCTCCCATCGGCGGGTATCCCCGTCCTGTCGCTCGAGAACGATCCGAGCGACGTGGGGGAGTGGATCATGGTCGGTGCGGACGATCGCGCCGGCGCCCGTGAAGCCACACAGCACCTCATAGACCTCGGTCATCGGTCGATCGCGCACATTGCAGGTCCCCGGGGCTGGGCGACGAGCCAGAATCGCCTGCTCGGCTGGCAGGGTGCCCTGGTGGCGGCGGGGCTCGCGGTGCCGGATGTGCTGCGCGGCGACTGGAGCGCGGCTTCGGGGTTCACCGCCGGCGAAGCGCTCGCTGCCACCGCCGTCACCGCGATCGTCGCGGCGAACGACGAAATGGCGATCGGCGCGATCCGGGCGATGCAGCTCGCCGGCCGATCGATCCCTCGCGACGTGAGCATCGTCGGCATCGACGACATCCCGCTCGCGGCCTACCTCACGACCCCGCTGACCACCGTGCGCCAGGATTTCGATGCCGTTGCCCGCGAGGGCATGTCGCGCCTGATCGATGTCATCGAGGGCCGTTCCCTCACCTCCCGGCGCTACGCCGTACCCACCCAACTGATCGTCAGGTCCTCCACCGGCACGCCGGTCGGGTGA
- a CDS encoding beta-galactosidase, with protein sequence MSAQIAPRVHFGAAYYLEYQRTPRLERDLDLMVKAGFTLIRVGESVWSTWEPEDGVFDLDWLQPVLDAAHTRGISVILGTPTYAVPMWLARKFPEIAGERESGRRTGWGTRQEANFTHPAFRFHAERVVRKIVGRYAGHPSIIGFQVDNEPGNELFHNHDVFQRFVDELRRQYGTVDRINAEWGLTYWSHRLSTWADLWTPDNNSHPQYDLAWRRFQARLTTELITWQRDVVREYARPDQFVTTCISYDRPALRDDALGAALDITSGNPYYRMQHHLALPDPAALDVEQSWYTTGTWAMYRTADRMWSTKQAPFLVTETGASSIWGSSLNEPPFRGQLRQAAWALVSRGAQAIEYWHWNSLPYGAETYWGGVLPHTNEPGRIYHELSAIGDELGRAGEDVLQLVPEADIGILYSTDSKWAMAFQPPLGLAEPDPRAYERIVDGWYRAAFDARLQVRVMQPRHLFVETPQTIAEELPVLVVPGFYIASDEQLTWLREYAAAGGHLVLGIRSGYADVEARPRTDRQPAQLAEAAGVTYDEFSNAGSVPVRGLGGFDVPAAATARLWVDSLQVAEGAEVLAQYDHPHFGEWPAATTRPHGEGRITVVGTQPDPAFGGAILRWAVPRAANEEWVRERDGQGSVTVTGAVPEGTAPGGAARAVRYVHNYSWQPTTLVVPVDCEDLLADRDAAGKRPVLPAGSGLELGAWDVRVLREVRPEAT encoded by the coding sequence ATGAGCGCCCAAATCGCCCCCCGTGTCCACTTCGGTGCCGCGTACTACCTCGAGTACCAGCGAACCCCTCGCCTCGAGAGGGACCTGGATCTGATGGTCAAGGCGGGCTTCACTCTGATCCGGGTGGGGGAATCTGTTTGGTCGACGTGGGAGCCCGAGGACGGCGTGTTCGACCTCGACTGGCTGCAGCCCGTTCTCGATGCCGCACACACACGCGGCATCAGCGTCATCCTGGGCACGCCGACGTACGCCGTTCCCATGTGGCTGGCGCGCAAGTTCCCCGAGATCGCCGGTGAACGGGAATCGGGCAGGCGGACCGGATGGGGTACTCGGCAAGAGGCGAACTTCACCCATCCCGCATTCCGCTTCCACGCCGAGAGAGTCGTGCGCAAGATCGTCGGGCGGTATGCCGGCCACCCGTCCATCATCGGATTCCAAGTCGACAACGAGCCGGGAAACGAGCTCTTCCACAATCACGACGTGTTCCAGAGATTCGTGGACGAGTTGCGTCGCCAGTATGGAACGGTCGACCGCATCAACGCGGAGTGGGGTCTTACCTACTGGTCGCACCGGCTGTCGACGTGGGCGGATCTGTGGACGCCGGACAACAACTCGCACCCGCAGTACGACCTCGCGTGGCGTCGCTTCCAAGCGCGTCTGACGACCGAACTCATCACCTGGCAGCGGGATGTGGTGCGCGAGTACGCGCGCCCAGATCAATTCGTCACGACCTGCATCTCCTACGATCGCCCCGCCCTCCGCGACGACGCCCTCGGTGCCGCGCTCGACATCACGTCGGGCAACCCGTATTACCGAATGCAGCATCATCTCGCCCTGCCCGACCCCGCCGCGCTCGACGTCGAACAGTCTTGGTACACAACCGGCACGTGGGCGATGTACCGCACCGCCGACCGAATGTGGTCTACGAAGCAGGCTCCGTTCCTGGTGACCGAGACCGGGGCCTCATCGATCTGGGGATCGAGTCTGAACGAGCCGCCTTTCCGGGGGCAGCTCAGGCAGGCGGCCTGGGCGCTGGTGTCGCGCGGTGCGCAAGCGATCGAGTACTGGCATTGGAACTCGCTCCCCTACGGCGCCGAGACCTACTGGGGCGGGGTGCTGCCCCACACGAATGAGCCAGGGCGGATCTACCACGAGCTCTCGGCAATCGGCGACGAACTCGGCCGCGCGGGCGAGGACGTCCTGCAGCTCGTCCCCGAGGCGGATATCGGCATCCTCTACTCCACCGACTCGAAGTGGGCGATGGCGTTCCAGCCTCCCCTGGGACTGGCCGAGCCAGATCCGCGCGCGTACGAGCGGATCGTCGATGGGTGGTACCGCGCTGCATTCGACGCTCGCCTCCAGGTCAGGGTCATGCAGCCGCGCCACCTGTTCGTGGAGACCCCGCAGACAATTGCGGAGGAGCTTCCCGTGCTCGTCGTCCCCGGGTTCTACATCGCCAGTGACGAGCAGCTCACCTGGCTGCGGGAGTATGCAGCCGCCGGAGGCCATCTGGTCCTGGGGATCCGGTCGGGCTACGCCGACGTGGAGGCGCGTCCGCGTACAGACCGCCAGCCCGCTCAGCTCGCCGAGGCCGCCGGAGTTACCTACGACGAGTTCTCCAACGCCGGCAGTGTGCCGGTGCGCGGCCTAGGCGGGTTTGACGTCCCAGCAGCAGCGACGGCGCGGCTGTGGGTCGATTCACTGCAGGTGGCCGAAGGCGCTGAGGTTCTCGCCCAGTATGACCACCCGCACTTCGGCGAGTGGCCTGCCGCCACGACGCGGCCGCACGGCGAGGGGCGTATCACCGTCGTCGGGACGCAGCCAGACCCGGCCTTCGGTGGTGCAATCCTGCGCTGGGCGGTGCCGCGCGCAGCCAACGAAGAGTGGGTCCGGGAGCGCGATGGTCAGGGTTCGGTTACCGTGACGGGCGCTGTTCCCGAAGGCACCGCCCCCGGCGGGGCCGCGCGAGCGGTGCGCTACGTGCACAACTACTCGTGGCAGCCGACGACCTTGGTCGTCCCGGTCGACTGCGAAGACCTGCTCGCCGACAGGGATGCCGCTGGAAAGCGGCCCGTGCTGCCAGCGGGTTCCGGGTTGGAGCTCGGTGCATGGGACGTCCGGGTACTGCGCGAGGTCAGGCCGGAGGCTACCTGA
- a CDS encoding LLM class flavin-dependent oxidoreductase, with protein sequence MDFDGDYYSTHGASIYDVPDGGSPVCIAAGAPVVTEYASRAGDWSICTSGIWRELYVDKLLPAVAEGVAASARSRDRINRMIEIKLSYEQTREAAPGEHPLLVAPVAFEGAEARHRRPASDGAGRGRAPHRSGRQALDRGMRAR encoded by the coding sequence GTGGACTTCGACGGCGACTATTACTCCACCCACGGCGCGTCGATCTACGACGTCCCCGATGGCGGGAGCCCCGTGTGCATCGCGGCGGGTGCACCGGTTGTGACGGAATACGCCAGCCGCGCAGGTGACTGGTCCATCTGCACGTCCGGCATATGGCGGGAGCTCTACGTCGACAAACTGCTCCCGGCCGTCGCCGAGGGCGTCGCAGCGTCGGCCCGGAGCAGGGACCGGATCAACCGCATGATCGAGATAAAGCTCTCGTATGAGCAGACGCGGGAGGCGGCGCCTGGAGAACACCCGCTTCTGGTCGCCCCTGTCGCTTTCGAAGGAGCAGAAGCACGACATCGCCGACCCGCGAGCGATGGCGCGGGCCGCGGACGCGCTCCCCATCGATCAGGTCGCCAAGCGCTGGATCGTGGGATGCGAGCCCGATGA
- a CDS encoding aminotransferase class I/II-fold pyridoxal phosphate-dependent enzyme: protein MSMAPHPDFDAITERDLRAAGSVKWTTFPDTIGAFVAEMDFGLAPAINDALTAALNRGLTGYLPAQVAGDMAAATADWYAATYGWAVPAERVHPVPDVIAAFELAIEKFTRPGSAVIVPTPAYMPFLFVPQLHGREVIEVPSVEVDGRMTMDLGAIGRAFDDGAGMVVLCNPHNPLGTVFRRDELIALSELVAAKEGRVFSDEIHAPLVYRPAAHVPYASVSDAAAAHTLTAASASKAWNLAGLKCAQVILSNDADAEAWETFGPWAGHGTSTLGALANTAAYSAGAGWLEDVRDYLDGNRRLLAALLAEHVPLARMTLPEGTYIALIDFRAYGIEGDLGEWFREHARVAMTDGAACGQAAVGHARFVFALPRPLLREAVLRIARALEESRAARAASQRVAG from the coding sequence ATGAGCATGGCCCCGCACCCCGACTTCGATGCGATCACCGAGCGCGACCTGCGTGCCGCCGGCAGCGTCAAATGGACGACGTTTCCCGACACCATCGGCGCGTTCGTCGCCGAGATGGACTTCGGGCTCGCCCCCGCGATCAACGACGCGCTCACCGCAGCGCTGAACCGGGGGCTCACCGGCTACCTCCCCGCCCAGGTCGCCGGCGACATGGCCGCGGCAACGGCGGACTGGTACGCCGCGACGTACGGCTGGGCGGTGCCCGCCGAGCGCGTGCACCCCGTGCCCGACGTCATCGCCGCCTTCGAGCTGGCGATCGAGAAGTTCACCCGCCCGGGGAGCGCCGTCATCGTGCCGACTCCCGCGTACATGCCGTTCCTCTTCGTGCCGCAGCTACACGGGCGCGAGGTCATCGAGGTCCCCAGCGTCGAGGTCGACGGTCGCATGACGATGGACCTCGGCGCCATCGGACGCGCCTTCGACGACGGCGCCGGCATGGTGGTGCTGTGCAACCCGCACAATCCGCTGGGCACCGTCTTCCGCCGCGACGAGCTGATCGCCCTCTCCGAGCTGGTCGCTGCCAAGGAGGGTCGGGTCTTCTCGGATGAGATCCACGCCCCGCTCGTGTACCGTCCGGCGGCGCACGTGCCCTACGCGTCGGTGTCGGACGCCGCGGCCGCGCACACTCTCACCGCGGCATCCGCCTCGAAGGCGTGGAACCTGGCGGGACTGAAGTGCGCGCAGGTGATCCTCTCCAATGACGCGGATGCCGAAGCCTGGGAGACCTTCGGGCCCTGGGCGGGCCACGGCACGTCCACGCTCGGAGCGCTCGCGAACACCGCGGCGTACAGCGCCGGCGCCGGCTGGCTGGAAGACGTGCGCGACTACCTCGACGGCAACCGCCGCCTGCTGGCCGCGCTGCTGGCGGAGCACGTGCCGCTCGCTCGCATGACGCTCCCGGAAGGCACCTACATCGCGCTGATCGACTTCCGTGCCTACGGCATCGAAGGCGATCTCGGGGAGTGGTTCCGCGAGCACGCCCGGGTCGCGATGACCGACGGCGCGGCATGCGGCCAGGCGGCTGTCGGCCACGCACGATTCGTGTTCGCGCTACCCCGACCGCTTCTGCGCGAGGCGGTGCTGCGCATCGCCCGCGCCCTCGAGGAGAGCCGAGCCGCCCGGGCCGCCTCGCAGCGCGTCGCCGGCTGA